A genome region from Bernardetia sp. includes the following:
- a CDS encoding PKD domain-containing protein, which translates to MFLLLFSCFLFLYNVEIKAQTNSILFENTISSSDIVVEGKVVKQESFWNHEGTMIFTEHTLEIYKIFKGITEKNTITFTTLGGQVGKDIINTNSHHFPITYGISGLFLLKKIGLDYQLTTDGFIYYDVLNKTASSKNNHFSNVENEVYSHFSNPQIIRNTSLFLPSTATHRTENITSIAPTTITAGTQSILTINGSGFGNNINEQSNVFFSYAPNGGQSEFPLLQFGFVGTQGLTEIVEWTDTRIQVRVPTFAGTGKVTVTNSEGERFVSSETLTIPYSVEASTLYVYDFGNETPFEQEATKNYLSNYNGQGGYTLFVDPAFFANTQQMSSLTSALNQWRCATGFNVSVSANQAPIPFGFSGKTTISTFDGNEFGDLTTRSFSFSRVEICNTGTELVPFVLEFQIFVNSAINWSYTGNPQADEVDFESEILKALGLGHQLGYVNNPNDLMYHFLQEGQQKNTLSTTNLDAGNLMMNYTVNANNDCGLPSMQKVSTTDCNNSVNPPLARFEADITEVCEAPLRVRFNNTSRNAVSYEWTFEGGTPSTSTEKNPSVNYTSAGSFKVTLVASSRVGSDTEVKTAYINVGNGVDYEVNLGEDKEVCQGETVILDAGSFDNATYEWNTGAATQTIEVNNAGTYSVTVRRNGCEVTDNIRISYNTGATVEAGQNLSVCRGEAIQMQARATGATSYLWTPTIGLSDPTILNPIVSPEETTLYTLEVTTGSDCGTIKDSVLITVKEALELPFFPAEDEVYICEDNIFFIDAFPSNSTRPSFLWSDGSTQPFLEAAETGTYWVEVNDPNFCTFRDTVTVNITPAVEVVASTESKENTICLGNTIRLRATGAAYYEWEGEGLLDEPFISNPLISPTETTTYTVTGYGGFNEGCEPTTDTITIFVKEPLTLDLGRDVMLCEETSFTLDASVDDNAAVYLWEDGSSEAQRTVTENGTYKVEVTTDCGVLIDSIKVSFFEPSTSVDFDFIVEDAQATFENKTQSEYELEYLWSFGDSLNSTSREENPVFVYSKGGTYTVTLTVKAADCEAQIVLEKEVVIEDIVTGIEDEIRAKKVSLYPNPSVGGNAILKWQSDLGKANSFMIYNTLGQKVVFQEISQAENQNGSISINNAALPKGVYIVMLSFENYTVQKKWVVE; encoded by the coding sequence ATGTTTCTGTTACTTTTTAGCTGTTTTCTTTTTCTGTATAATGTAGAAATAAAAGCACAGACCAACTCTATTTTGTTTGAAAATACTATTTCGTCTTCTGATATAGTAGTAGAAGGAAAAGTGGTAAAGCAGGAGAGTTTTTGGAATCACGAGGGGACTATGATTTTTACGGAACACACCTTAGAGATTTATAAAATATTTAAGGGCATCACTGAAAAAAATACCATTACTTTTACAACACTAGGAGGACAAGTAGGCAAAGATATTATCAATACTAACTCTCACCATTTCCCTATAACCTACGGAATTTCAGGTTTATTTTTATTAAAAAAAATAGGATTAGATTACCAACTTACAACAGATGGGTTTATCTATTACGATGTACTGAACAAAACAGCAAGCTCGAAAAATAATCACTTTTCCAATGTAGAAAACGAAGTATATAGTCATTTCTCTAACCCACAAATAATAAGAAATACATCTCTTTTTTTACCTTCAACAGCCACACATAGAACAGAAAATATCACAAGCATTGCCCCTACGACTATTACAGCAGGAACTCAAAGTATCTTGACTATCAATGGTTCTGGTTTTGGAAATAATATAAATGAACAAAGCAATGTTTTTTTCTCGTATGCCCCAAACGGAGGACAAAGTGAGTTTCCATTGCTTCAATTTGGTTTCGTCGGAACACAAGGTTTGACAGAAATTGTAGAGTGGACAGATACACGCATCCAAGTAAGAGTGCCAACGTTTGCAGGAACTGGAAAAGTAACCGTAACTAACTCTGAAGGCGAACGTTTTGTGAGTTCGGAAACTCTAACCATTCCTTACTCAGTAGAAGCAAGTACTTTGTATGTTTATGATTTTGGAAATGAGACACCTTTTGAGCAAGAAGCAACTAAAAATTATTTATCAAATTATAATGGACAGGGTGGTTATACGCTTTTTGTAGATCCTGCTTTTTTTGCCAATACACAACAAATGTCATCGCTTACATCAGCCTTAAATCAATGGCGTTGTGCAACAGGATTCAATGTAAGTGTTTCAGCAAATCAAGCTCCTATTCCGTTTGGTTTTTCTGGTAAGACGACCATTTCAACGTTTGATGGAAACGAATTTGGAGACCTGACTACTCGTAGTTTTTCATTTTCAAGAGTAGAGATTTGTAATACAGGAACAGAGCTAGTACCCTTTGTATTGGAGTTTCAAATATTTGTCAATTCGGCTATCAACTGGAGTTATACAGGAAATCCTCAAGCTGATGAAGTAGATTTTGAAAGTGAAATCTTAAAAGCTCTTGGACTTGGGCATCAATTAGGATACGTAAACAATCCAAATGATTTAATGTATCATTTCTTACAAGAAGGACAACAAAAAAATACACTTTCTACTACAAATTTGGATGCTGGAAATCTAATGATGAACTATACTGTCAATGCTAATAACGACTGTGGGTTACCTTCTATGCAAAAAGTATCTACTACTGACTGTAATAACTCTGTAAACCCTCCATTGGCTCGCTTTGAAGCAGACATTACAGAAGTTTGTGAAGCTCCTTTGCGTGTAAGATTTAATAATACCAGTAGAAATGCAGTTTCTTATGAATGGACATTTGAAGGGGGAACTCCTAGCACATCAACAGAAAAAAATCCATCTGTAAATTATACAAGTGCAGGAAGCTTCAAAGTTACTTTAGTTGCGAGTAGTAGGGTAGGCTCAGATACAGAAGTGAAGACAGCATATATCAATGTAGGAAATGGAGTTGATTATGAGGTAAACTTAGGAGAAGACAAAGAAGTTTGTCAAGGAGAAACGGTTATATTAGATGCTGGAAGTTTTGATAATGCCACGTATGAATGGAATACTGGCGCAGCTACACAAACGATTGAGGTAAATAATGCAGGAACGTATTCCGTAACTGTGCGACGAAACGGATGTGAAGTAACAGATAATATTCGTATTTCATACAATACAGGAGCAACCGTAGAAGCAGGGCAAAATCTGTCTGTTTGTAGAGGAGAAGCTATACAAATGCAAGCCAGAGCCACAGGAGCAACAAGCTATCTTTGGACACCAACAATAGGATTATCAGACCCAACTATTCTAAATCCTATTGTATCACCAGAAGAAACAACATTATATACCCTAGAAGTAACAACAGGTTCAGACTGTGGAACAATAAAAGACTCTGTTCTGATTACGGTTAAGGAAGCATTAGAACTTCCTTTTTTCCCTGCTGAAGACGAGGTCTATATCTGCGAAGACAATATCTTTTTCATAGATGCTTTTCCTTCCAACTCTACAAGACCATCTTTCTTATGGTCAGATGGCAGTACACAACCTTTCTTAGAGGCAGCAGAAACAGGAACATATTGGGTAGAAGTAAATGACCCTAATTTCTGTACATTTAGAGATACAGTTACAGTAAATATAACGCCAGCAGTAGAAGTAGTCGCAAGTACAGAAAGCAAAGAAAATACAATATGCCTAGGTAATACAATCCGTCTGCGTGCTACTGGTGCAGCCTATTACGAGTGGGAAGGCGAAGGGCTTTTAGATGAACCATTTATTTCCAATCCTTTAATTTCTCCAACAGAGACAACAACCTATACCGTCACTGGCTATGGTGGTTTTAATGAAGGGTGTGAACCTACAACAGATACCATTACCATTTTTGTAAAAGAACCTCTGACTTTAGACTTAGGCAGAGATGTAATGCTTTGTGAGGAAACATCTTTTACCTTAGATGCCAGTGTAGATGACAATGCAGCAGTTTATCTTTGGGAAGATGGAAGTAGCGAAGCACAACGTACAGTTACGGAAAATGGAACATATAAAGTAGAAGTAACCACAGATTGTGGTGTTTTGATAGATAGTATCAAGGTGAGTTTCTTTGAGCCTTCTACAAGTGTTGATTTTGATTTCATTGTAGAAGATGCACAAGCAACCTTTGAAAACAAAACACAAAGTGAGTACGAATTAGAATATTTATGGAGTTTTGGAGACAGTCTTAACTCTACAAGCAGAGAAGAAAATCCTGTTTTTGTATATTCTAAGGGTGGAACATATACTGTTACGCTTACTGTAAAGGCTGCTGATTGTGAAGCGCAAATAGTTTTGGAGAAAGAAGTAGTCATCGAAGATATTGTAACTGGAATAGAAGATGAAATCAGAGCTAAAAAGGTAAGTCTTTATCCAAACCCAAGTGTAGGAGGAAATGCAATTTTGAAATGGCAGTCTGATTTAGGCAAGGCAAATTCTTTTATGATTTACAATACTTTAGGACAAAAAGTAGTCTTTCAAGAGATAAGTCAAGCAGAAAATCAAAATGGTAGCATTTCTATAAATAATGCTGCATTGCCAAAAGGAGTTTATATTGTTATGCTTTCTTTTGAAAACTATACTGTTCAGAAAAAATGGGTGGTAGAGTAA
- a CDS encoding endonuclease V, protein MKEIIKKLTDFQNTLAPSVWIPTDAEPIYKNALLGAIDVQYEGENGFATIVIADRKGQILNTFTKKYQATIPYIPSFFAFREGDIILKLVEDAETSLKINIDILVIDGHGIAHPRKFGLASYVGLALEKMSIGVAKDTLVQYSGILNEKKYSSLPIFLDKNESKMVGYVYRSRENVKPIFVSAGHKVSSLQALEIVKELTGEYRQLDILREADRLAREAAKEDIQLS, encoded by the coding sequence ATGAAAGAGATAATTAAAAAACTAACAGATTTTCAAAATACGCTTGCCCCTAGTGTATGGATTCCTACTGATGCCGAACCTATCTATAAAAATGCTCTCTTAGGAGCAATAGATGTACAATATGAAGGAGAAAATGGATTTGCAACCATTGTAATTGCTGATAGAAAGGGACAAATTTTAAATACTTTTACAAAAAAATATCAAGCAACCATTCCATATATTCCTAGCTTTTTTGCCTTCAGAGAAGGAGATATAATATTAAAACTTGTCGAAGATGCAGAAACTTCTCTTAAAATAAATATAGATATTTTAGTAATTGATGGACATGGCATTGCTCATCCAAGAAAATTTGGCTTGGCTTCTTATGTGGGTTTGGCACTAGAAAAAATGTCTATTGGTGTAGCCAAAGACACCTTAGTACAATATAGTGGGATATTAAATGAAAAAAAATACAGCAGTTTACCTATTTTTTTAGATAAAAATGAGAGTAAAATGGTTGGTTACGTCTATAGAAGTAGGGAAAATGTAAAACCAATTTTTGTCAGTGCAGGGCATAAAGTATCTAGCCTGCAAGCCCTAGAAATAGTAAAAGAACTCACAGGTGAATACAGACAATTAGATATTTTGAGGGAAGCCGACCGTTTGGCTAGAGAAGCTGCTAAAGAAGATATACAACTTTCTTAG